One segment of Virgibacillus doumboii DNA contains the following:
- the thiW gene encoding energy coupling factor transporter S component ThiW, whose amino-acid sequence MNRTRLMTTMAVFVAIGTIGSQLLWFPAGVAKAYPVQHAVNVMAAVTLGPGPAVVIAFMIGLLRNMLGLGTLLAFPGGMIGAFLAGTLYKKTGKKGMAALGEAIGTGILGALASAPVANLLMGSSAGMLFFLPSFLVSSVSGACIGWLVVAKVNQRHLSLENQL is encoded by the coding sequence TTGAATCGAACCAGATTGATGACGACGATGGCTGTATTTGTCGCAATTGGAACAATCGGCTCACAATTGCTGTGGTTTCCGGCTGGCGTTGCAAAAGCTTACCCAGTACAGCACGCAGTTAATGTGATGGCTGCAGTAACACTCGGCCCTGGTCCGGCAGTTGTGATTGCATTCATGATCGGACTGCTCCGAAATATGCTGGGACTTGGTACACTGCTGGCTTTTCCCGGCGGTATGATTGGTGCATTTTTAGCCGGAACACTTTACAAAAAAACCGGCAAGAAAGGCATGGCTGCATTAGGCGAAGCAATCGGGACGGGAATACTCGGCGCACTTGCCTCAGCTCCCGTGGCCAACCTCTTGATGGGCAGCTCTGCCGGCATGTTGTTCTTTTTGCCGTCATTTCTCGTCAGCAGTGTATCCGGTGCATGCATTGGCTGGCTTGTCGTCGCCAAAGTAAATCAGCGGCATCTATCACTTGAAAATCAATTATAA
- the tenA gene encoding thiaminase II, which yields MTFSQDLREENKDVFQAIFDHPFVDGIGKGDVPDQAIAHYIKADFEYLNAFMRIYGIAVSKCDLREDMRFFDKQIQFVLNSEIHPHHNFCNHIGVGYDELQGYPLPPTADHYVKHMMYHAQLGSLGETLCALLPCPWTYLEIGQELMEKYKPKTSHPFYEWIRFYADDKIGATTMEMRNRIDRIAENSSLEQQQKMKEAFRKSCQLELSFWEMAYTCEEWPMKDVVVSK from the coding sequence ATGACATTTTCACAAGATTTACGTGAAGAAAATAAAGACGTATTCCAGGCTATTTTTGATCATCCCTTTGTTGATGGCATCGGGAAAGGTGATGTGCCGGATCAGGCAATTGCCCACTATATTAAAGCGGATTTTGAGTACTTGAATGCGTTTATGCGTATTTATGGCATTGCTGTTTCGAAATGCGACCTGCGTGAGGATATGCGTTTTTTTGATAAGCAAATTCAATTTGTATTAAACAGCGAAATTCATCCACATCACAATTTTTGTAACCATATTGGCGTTGGATACGATGAACTTCAGGGTTACCCACTGCCACCGACAGCCGACCATTATGTCAAGCACATGATGTATCATGCGCAGTTGGGCAGTCTGGGCGAGACGTTATGTGCTCTTTTGCCATGCCCCTGGACGTATCTCGAAATCGGCCAGGAGTTAATGGAAAAATATAAACCAAAAACAAGTCATCCGTTTTACGAGTGGATCCGTTTCTATGCTGATGACAAGATTGGTGCGACAACAATGGAAATGCGTAACCGTATTGATAGAATTGCGGAAAATTCCTCATTGGAACAGCAGCAAAAGATGAAAGAAGCATTCCGTAAAAGCTGCCAGCTCGAGCTTTCCTTTTGGGAAATGGCCTATACGTGTGAAGAATGGCCAATGAAAGATGTGGTGGTCAGCAAATGA
- a CDS encoding MerR family transcriptional regulator: MKVKEVADLVGISVRTLHHYDEIGLLTPEETTESGYRIYSDHDLEALQQILFFKELGFPLKKIKEIINSPAFDREEALEMHRNMLLEKRHRLDQMIATVDKTIQHTKGEIEMSNKEKFEGFDFSHNPYEQEARERWGDKAVDESNAKINNMSKGEKKAFEDEFNAIYRDLAAIRHESPDSDVAQEGINEWYNFLNRMGNYSLEAFKGLGQMYVDDERFTKNIDQFGEGLAVFMRDAMAVYADRNR, encoded by the coding sequence ATGAAAGTAAAAGAAGTTGCCGATTTGGTCGGTATCAGTGTGCGCACACTGCATCATTATGATGAGATCGGGCTGTTAACCCCGGAAGAAACAACCGAATCCGGCTATCGTATCTATTCAGATCATGATCTGGAAGCATTACAGCAAATATTATTTTTTAAAGAACTTGGCTTCCCTTTGAAAAAAATAAAAGAAATTATCAACAGTCCCGCATTTGACCGGGAAGAAGCCCTGGAAATGCACCGAAACATGCTGCTTGAGAAACGGCACAGACTGGATCAAATGATCGCGACTGTTGATAAAACAATCCAGCACACGAAAGGAGAGATTGAGATGAGCAATAAGGAAAAATTTGAAGGCTTTGATTTCAGCCATAACCCGTACGAACAGGAAGCACGTGAACGCTGGGGGGATAAAGCCGTGGATGAATCGAATGCCAAGATTAACAACATGTCAAAAGGCGAGAAGAAAGCTTTTGAAGATGAATTTAATGCTATCTACAGAGATCTGGCAGCAATTCGCCATGAGTCACCAGACTCGGATGTTGCTCAGGAAGGCATTAACGAATGGTACAATTTCCTGAACAGAATGGGCAACTACTCGCTTGAAGCATTCAAAGGTCTTGGACAAATGTATGTTGATGATGAACGTTTCACCAAAAACATCGATCAATTCGGTGAAGGCCTGGCAGTGTTCATGCGTGATGCAATGGCAGTATATGCCGATAGAAATAGGTAG
- a CDS encoding phosphotransferase family protein produces MHANLPSRVLDWVVTHVDPKATIETVQQLKGSTSSTVHSISLRTDSRVHHYVVRQFDNNEWLREEPDLALHEAKALELATQSSVASPEIIAFDETGDECGVPAVLMTRLDGEVELKPADMDDWLDKLAGALVEIHAVEAEDFPYHHNSYNDVSTFEVPGWSSVPETWKKAINLLNGPRPQVKECFIHRDYHPANVLWNQGKVSGVVDWVNGCKGPRGVDIGHCRVNLAMLYGVKTADGFLKTYQHQAGADFTYDPYWDLLSLTDMLVGPPEVYPGWKAFGVTGLTNQMMKERLDQYLVSLMK; encoded by the coding sequence ATGCATGCAAATTTGCCATCACGAGTGCTCGATTGGGTGGTAACTCATGTCGATCCGAAAGCAACAATTGAAACGGTCCAACAGCTGAAAGGAAGTACATCGTCAACGGTCCATAGTATTTCACTTCGAACAGACTCAAGGGTACATCATTATGTCGTCAGACAATTTGATAATAATGAATGGTTAAGGGAAGAACCAGATTTAGCATTACACGAAGCGAAGGCTTTGGAATTGGCAACGCAGTCATCAGTTGCCAGTCCGGAAATTATTGCCTTTGATGAAACGGGGGATGAATGCGGAGTCCCGGCAGTTTTAATGACCCGTCTGGATGGGGAGGTTGAATTGAAGCCTGCCGATATGGATGATTGGTTGGACAAGCTGGCGGGAGCGCTTGTTGAAATTCATGCAGTCGAAGCGGAGGATTTTCCTTACCACCATAATAGCTACAATGATGTATCAACATTTGAGGTGCCTGGCTGGTCCAGTGTGCCCGAAACATGGAAAAAAGCTATTAATCTCCTGAACGGTCCACGACCTCAAGTAAAAGAATGTTTTATTCACCGGGATTACCATCCTGCCAATGTGTTATGGAATCAGGGAAAGGTTAGCGGCGTAGTAGATTGGGTGAACGGCTGCAAAGGACCCCGTGGTGTTGACATTGGTCATTGCAGAGTAAACTTGGCGATGCTGTATGGTGTCAAAACAGCCGATGGATTTTTGAAGACATATCAACACCAGGCAGGGGCGGATTTCACCTATGATCCATATTGGGACTTGTTGTCTTTGACTGATATGCTGGTTGGTCCTCCAGAGGTTTATCCCGGATGGAAGGCTTTTGGAGTAACGGGGCTTACAAATCAGATGATGAAAGAACGATTGGACCAATATCTTGTTAGCCTAATGAAATAA
- the thiE gene encoding thiamine phosphate synthase: MNFRKYLVMGSQNCNGDPAPILETAIESGITAFQFREKGDGSLTGDAKLKLGIKLRSICSRHNIPFIVNDDLFLVKPLEADGIHVGQDDHDVREVRASFPYKIIGLSVSNQAEVARSPIDLVDYLGAGPIFHTPSKDDAKKPVGPGWIKQLRIDYPHKPIVGIGGINESNAASIMDSGANGVAVISAITRADDIYKSIRKL, translated from the coding sequence ATGAATTTTCGAAAATACCTTGTCATGGGCAGTCAGAATTGTAATGGAGATCCTGCACCAATTTTAGAAACTGCAATTGAATCCGGCATTACCGCATTTCAGTTCAGGGAAAAAGGTGACGGGTCACTCACCGGTGATGCCAAACTAAAGCTGGGAATAAAATTACGGTCAATTTGTTCCCGGCATAACATACCATTTATCGTTAACGATGATCTTTTCCTGGTTAAACCGTTGGAAGCTGATGGCATTCATGTAGGGCAGGATGATCATGATGTCCGGGAAGTCCGTGCTTCTTTTCCGTATAAAATTATTGGACTGTCCGTGTCAAATCAAGCTGAAGTTGCCAGGAGTCCAATCGATTTGGTTGATTATTTGGGTGCCGGGCCAATTTTCCACACCCCCTCCAAGGATGACGCGAAGAAACCCGTTGGCCCCGGGTGGATTAAACAATTGCGTATAGATTACCCGCATAAACCGATTGTTGGAATTGGCGGAATCAATGAAAGTAATGCCGCATCAATAATGGATTCAGGAGCAAATGGGGTTGCTGTGATTTCAGCGATAACCAGGGCAGACGATATTTACAAATCCATCCGGAAACTGTAA
- a CDS encoding DUF4064 domain-containing protein, which yields MSRTGEIVLTVIGALVYGLFAALGIFMGWLFNNEQLLNEINNEVQQTQPQVAAGEFEAAMDMLGGSGWVLAIVSIIAVILGIVAIILVKGNKKPKAAGIILIVTSVVVALITFGAGIVSGIFYLIAGIMCLARKEPQPLE from the coding sequence ATGAGTCGAACAGGAGAAATTGTGTTAACGGTTATTGGTGCATTAGTTTACGGTCTGTTTGCAGCATTAGGTATATTTATGGGCTGGTTATTTAATAATGAACAATTGCTGAACGAAATAAATAACGAAGTACAGCAAACACAGCCCCAAGTAGCAGCAGGTGAATTTGAAGCCGCGATGGATATGCTTGGAGGCAGTGGATGGGTACTTGCAATTGTATCTATCATTGCTGTTATTCTTGGTATTGTTGCAATCATATTAGTTAAAGGTAATAAAAAACCGAAAGCAGCAGGAATTATTTTAATCGTAACGTCCGTTGTAGTAGCACTGATTACATTTGGTGCAGGTATCGTCAGCGGTATATTCTATTTAATCGCCGGAATTATGTGTCTGGCCCGTAAAGAACCACAACCATTGGAATAG
- a CDS encoding S8 family peptidase produces MLGFSIIQMVRRMGHKFDKNLRRELVRLYHPFRFVPCFLHRPLEYVRKKTKRLPVIIEFESDSFKAGISDVQDAKCPNLRQFPSIACCSTKISINKLEYLLENCKPIKKFHYDKKVTALLDVASPAIKSDQLKRTGLTGEGVNIAIIDTGIYPHQDLEGRIIAFKDFVKNNTDPYDDNGHGTHCAGDAAGNGFSSDGEYEAPAPASNLIGVKVLNKMGSGSLSTVIDGVEWCIQNRSEFNINVLSLSLGSTAQESAEDDPVVKAVEAAWQNGMVVCVAAGNSGPEPETIGSPGISPKVITVGAANDSNTVNRSDDVVADFSSRGPTIDGLTKPDLLTPGVNIISLRSPNSFLDKTSPGSRVGTNYASLSGTSMATPICAGVVAQLLQKEPNLSPDQVKEQLINACQDIGQPPNVQGHGYLNAANLI; encoded by the coding sequence ATGCTAGGTTTTTCTATTATCCAAATGGTCCGGCGAATGGGGCATAAATTTGATAAAAACCTTCGCCGGGAACTGGTTCGACTTTATCATCCTTTCCGGTTTGTTCCATGTTTCCTGCACCGGCCATTGGAGTATGTGAGAAAAAAGACAAAGCGGTTACCGGTAATTATTGAATTTGAATCAGATTCGTTTAAGGCAGGCATTAGTGATGTGCAAGATGCAAAATGCCCTAATCTCCGTCAATTCCCTTCCATAGCTTGTTGCTCCACTAAAATATCAATCAATAAACTAGAATATTTGCTTGAAAATTGTAAGCCTATCAAAAAGTTCCATTATGATAAAAAAGTGACTGCTCTGCTTGACGTAGCCTCTCCGGCTATTAAATCCGATCAGTTAAAACGAACCGGCTTAACGGGAGAAGGTGTTAACATTGCGATTATCGATACAGGAATATATCCGCACCAGGATTTAGAGGGAAGAATCATCGCCTTCAAAGACTTCGTTAAAAACAATACAGATCCATATGATGATAATGGACATGGTACCCATTGTGCAGGTGATGCGGCAGGTAATGGATTTTCATCTGATGGAGAGTATGAGGCACCAGCACCAGCTTCCAATCTGATTGGGGTAAAAGTATTAAATAAAATGGGTTCCGGTTCACTTTCAACAGTAATAGATGGAGTTGAATGGTGTATCCAAAACAGATCAGAATTTAATATTAACGTCCTATCGTTATCGCTTGGTTCAACAGCGCAAGAATCTGCAGAAGATGACCCAGTTGTAAAAGCGGTTGAAGCAGCGTGGCAGAATGGTATGGTTGTATGCGTAGCCGCTGGAAATTCAGGGCCTGAACCGGAAACAATCGGGAGCCCGGGAATCAGTCCTAAAGTAATTACAGTAGGTGCTGCCAACGATTCGAATACAGTTAACCGCTCAGACGATGTGGTAGCCGATTTCTCAAGCCGGGGTCCCACAATTGATGGTTTGACCAAACCGGATTTATTAACCCCCGGAGTAAATATTATCTCACTAAGGTCTCCAAACTCATTTCTTGATAAAACAAGTCCAGGATCACGAGTCGGCACAAATTATGCATCATTATCTGGAACCTCAATGGCTACGCCCATATGTGCAGGTGTAGTTGCACAATTGCTTCAGAAAGAACCAAATCTATCCCCGGATCAAGTTAAGGAACAACTTATTAATGCATGTCAAGATATAGGACAACCCCCCAATGTTCAGGGTCATGGCTATTTAAATGCTGCCAATTTAATATAA
- a CDS encoding N-acetylmuramoyl-L-alanine amidase: protein MMKLYLDPGHGGSDPGAQGSGLQEKDINLDIALRIRSILNNNYENVNVRMSRTSDVYKSLDERTNEANAWNADYYLSIHCNAFNGSAQGYEDYIHSSLSDSSTTAEYQDIMHAEITKVNQLRDRGMKKANFHVLRETTMSALLTENGFIDNEHDAALMRKESWRQTVAQGHVNGLARAFNLQRKQDDSDTIYKVIAGSFQSEENAEERETFLQSNRIEAFVYSTTISGERWYRVQAGAFSSRDNAENRLEEVKDAGIEDAYILT from the coding sequence GTGATGAAACTTTATTTAGACCCAGGTCATGGCGGTTCAGACCCGGGTGCTCAAGGAAGCGGTTTACAGGAAAAAGATATTAATCTGGATATAGCACTTCGAATTCGTTCGATATTAAACAATAATTATGAGAATGTAAACGTAAGAATGAGCCGTACAAGTGATGTCTATAAAAGCCTGGATGAGCGGACAAATGAGGCAAATGCCTGGAATGCAGACTATTATTTATCAATTCACTGCAATGCTTTTAATGGCTCTGCCCAAGGCTATGAGGACTATATTCACAGCAGCCTGTCTGATTCTTCGACAACAGCTGAATATCAGGATATTATGCATGCGGAAATTACGAAAGTTAATCAACTTAGAGACCGCGGAATGAAAAAAGCAAATTTTCATGTGTTGCGTGAAACGACGATGTCGGCTCTGTTAACAGAAAACGGGTTTATCGATAATGAACATGACGCTGCCTTAATGAGAAAAGAATCGTGGCGCCAAACGGTAGCACAAGGTCATGTGAATGGTTTGGCAAGAGCATTCAATCTTCAGCGTAAACAGGATGATTCAGACACGATTTATAAGGTGATCGCCGGTTCATTTCAGTCGGAGGAAAATGCGGAGGAACGAGAGACCTTTCTGCAATCAAACAGAATTGAAGCATTCGTTTATTCCACAACAATTTCCGGTGAACGCTGGTATCGTGTTCAGGCAGGTGCCTTTTCAAGCAGGGATAATGCTGAAAACCGTTTAGAGGAAGTTAAGGATGCTGGTATTGAAGATGCTTATATTTTAACGTAA
- the thiM gene encoding hydroxyethylthiazole kinase — MDKNIINKVRENQPLIHHLTNQVVMNFTANGLLSFGGTPVMAKSEEEASDMAAIADGVLLNIGTVTAPDIPAMIAAGQAANENEIPVVLDPVGVAATPFRTTAVKRILKEVNPTVIKGNAGELAHLVQIPWKTKGVESVGDGNPDEIAMKVAKTYQTAAIVTGKTDVICSGGEVLHNDTGNPNLGRITGAGCLLGSVLTACLTTEDSFNEQALAAVEFYGLAADFAANQTNVNGPGTFIPRFMDALSLEPEELERG; from the coding sequence GTGGATAAAAATATCATTAATAAAGTACGTGAAAACCAACCTTTGATACACCATCTGACAAATCAGGTGGTCATGAACTTTACAGCAAATGGTCTGCTTTCCTTTGGGGGAACACCTGTTATGGCAAAGTCCGAGGAAGAAGCATCTGATATGGCAGCAATTGCTGATGGTGTACTTCTTAATATCGGTACAGTAACAGCCCCTGATATTCCGGCAATGATTGCAGCTGGTCAGGCTGCGAATGAAAATGAAATTCCGGTTGTGCTTGATCCAGTTGGTGTAGCGGCAACACCATTTCGTACAACAGCGGTAAAAAGGATTTTAAAAGAAGTAAATCCAACTGTCATTAAAGGGAATGCCGGTGAACTCGCTCACCTTGTGCAAATTCCATGGAAAACAAAAGGAGTTGAATCAGTAGGTGACGGTAACCCCGATGAAATTGCAATGAAGGTTGCCAAGACCTACCAGACTGCCGCGATAGTCACCGGTAAGACCGATGTGATTTGCAGTGGTGGAGAGGTTCTGCACAATGACACGGGCAATCCGAATCTTGGAAGAATAACCGGTGCTGGCTGCCTGCTTGGCTCTGTATTAACCGCCTGCCTTACAACAGAAGATTCCTTTAACGAGCAAGCACTTGCTGCAGTTGAATTTTACGGACTGGCTGCAGATTTTGCCGCCAATCAAACGAATGTAAACGGGCCTGGCACGTTCATCCCCCGGTTTATGGATGCACTATCCCTTGAGCCTGAGGAACTGGAAAGGGGTTAG
- the thiD gene encoding bifunctional hydroxymethylpyrimidine kinase/phosphomethylpyrimidine kinase produces MNQIPCALTIAGTDPSGGAGIQADLKTFQELQSYGMSVITSVVAQNTTGVQDVHHLPVEMIEKQLDTIISDIPFQAFKTGMIAAIDMMEAIAGRVTDLDVPFIMDPVMVAKSGDPLIANDARQYLREKLLPMTTLITPNIPEAEDIVGWKIETPKEMEMAAKEIVHKHGAGAALVKGGHLEGKAMDVLYDGKTINTYSAERINTKNTHGTGCTYSAAITAYISRGETIPEAVKRAKNFVTAAIRDSFPLGYGSGPTNHWAQRQERMK; encoded by the coding sequence ATGAATCAGATACCATGTGCGCTCACCATCGCAGGCACCGACCCAAGCGGCGGTGCCGGGATTCAGGCAGACTTAAAGACATTCCAGGAACTGCAGTCTTACGGGATGTCTGTGATAACATCCGTTGTTGCTCAGAATACAACCGGGGTCCAAGATGTACATCACCTGCCAGTGGAAATGATTGAAAAGCAGCTCGACACGATTATTTCCGACATTCCTTTCCAGGCATTCAAAACAGGGATGATTGCAGCAATTGACATGATGGAGGCAATTGCAGGAAGGGTTACCGATCTGGATGTACCGTTTATCATGGATCCGGTTATGGTTGCTAAAAGCGGAGATCCTTTAATCGCTAATGACGCACGGCAATACTTACGGGAAAAGCTTCTCCCAATGACAACCCTGATCACACCGAATATACCGGAAGCAGAGGATATCGTCGGATGGAAAATAGAAACCCCCAAGGAGATGGAAATGGCGGCAAAAGAAATCGTTCATAAGCATGGTGCTGGTGCCGCATTGGTAAAAGGCGGGCACCTTGAAGGTAAAGCGATGGATGTTTTGTATGATGGTAAAACGATAAACACTTATTCAGCGGAACGCATTAACACTAAAAACACACATGGAACCGGGTGCACATATTCCGCTGCCATCACTGCTTATATAAGCAGAGGCGAAACGATACCTGAAGCTGTAAAAAGGGCAAAGAACTTTGTGACCGCTGCAATACGTGATTCATTCCCATTGGGCTATGGAAGCGGTCCGACAAATCACTGGGCACAACGTCAGGAAAGGATGAAATAA